In one Fusarium keratoplasticum isolate Fu6.1 chromosome 5, whole genome shotgun sequence genomic region, the following are encoded:
- a CDS encoding Semialdhyde-dh domain-containing protein — protein sequence MFSATSGAVRISARRIAPRATSGNTYIAQARFLSSTGRLSYAINTNPNPPLGKKNASNDVPSRIGLIGARGYTGQALIDLLNEHPNMDLRHVSSRELCGQELKGYSKRKIIYENLSPEEVAQLDQDGKVDCWVMALPNGVCQPFVEALGQSSSLIVDLSADYRFDGTWAYGLPELVQRSKIAQSTRISNPGCYATGSQLALSPILEHLGGMPTVFGASGYSGAGTKPSPKNDVKLLHDNLIPYSLTGHVHEREISHQLGVPTSFIPHVASWFRGIHLTVNIPLNKTLTSRDIRQMYQDRYAGEKLVKVVGEAPLVKSIQNKHGVEIGGFAVDKTGKRVVVCATIDNLNKGAATQCLQNMNLALGYDEYQGIPIE from the exons ATGTTCTCTGCTACTTCTGGGGCGGTGCGCATCAGCGCCCGCCGCATTGCCCCCCGAGCAACCTCGGGAAACACCTACATCGCCCAAGCTCGTTTTCTCTCTTCTACAGGACGTCTGTCATATGCTATCAACACAAACCCGAATCCACCCTTGGGTAAAAAGAATGCTTCCAACGATGTACCATCCCGGATTGGCCTCATTGGAGCCCGCGGCTACACAGGCCAAGCCCTGATTGATCTGCTCAACGAGCACCCCAATATGGACCTTCGACATGTATCCTCTCGGGAACTCTGCGGCCAGGAGCTCAAAGGATATAGCAAGCGGAAAATCATCTATGAGAACCTCTCTCCTGAGGAAGTAGCTCAGCTGGACCAAGACGGCAAGGTCGACTGTTGGGTTATGGCTCTTCCCAACGGTGTCTGTCAGCCGTTCGTGGAGGCTCTCGGCCAGAGTTCGAGCTTGATCGTTGATCTTTCCGCTGACTACCGTTTTGACGGCACTTGGGCTTACGGCCTGCCTGAACTGGTGCAACGAAGCAAGATTGCTCAATCAACTCGCATCAGCAACCCTGGGTGCTATGCGACAGGGTCGCAattggccttgtcgcccATTCTGGAGCATTTAGGAGGCATGCCAACGGTCTTTGGAGCTTCGGGTTATAGCGGAGCCGGCACGAAGCCTTCCCCAAAGAACGACgtcaagcttctccatgACAACCTTATCCCAT ACAGCTTGACTGGACATGTGCATGAGCGAGAGATCAGCCATCAACTTGGTGTGCCGACATCATTTATTCCGCATGT CGCCTCCTGGTTCCGTGGCATTCACCTGACCGTCAATATCCCCCTGAACAAGACGTTGACTTCTCGAGATATCCGTCAGATGTATCAAGACCGATATGCTGGCGAAAAGCTTGTAAAGGTCGTCGGTGAAGCCCCGCTTGTGAAGTCGATCCAGAACAAGCACGGAGTTGAGATTGGAGGCTTTGCCGTTGACAAGACCGGAAAGCGTGTCGTTGT TTGTGCCACGAttgacaacctcaacaaggGCGCTGCCACGCAATGTTTGC AGAACATGAACCTCGCGCTCGGGTATGATGAGTATCAGGGAATTCCTATTGAATGA
- a CDS encoding ANAPC4-WD40 domain-containing protein produces the protein MASPSITLDRILAAVPVTNRGQPTQLSTDSKGQRIAYPCAKSIFVRSIDDPSDCQEYTGHTAPTTVARFSPNGFKVASGDATGVLKVWEPASIDSTRGEYGIISGRLNDIAWDGESQRVIAVGDGREQFGRCITADSGNSVGEIIGHSKSVNAVAMKPQRPFRAATVGDDGNMVFYHGAPYKFNNKSAQHTGFVLGAAYSPDGTTLVTVGADKRIQLYDGKTGEPTKEIGQGEHTGSIFSVSWSQDSKKFVTASADQTVKLWDVEAGSVIQSWKFGEDASVGDQQVGVVFVHGRTDGLIISLNLEGHLTYLAEGKSEPIRVVYGHSKSITALATGSNGQGSDIWSGSVDGRVYHWDVKSGIASVVDGQTHTNQVAQVATVDGKAFSAGWDDTLRIIDESAKTFLGTSVKLPAQPKGVSASNGLVYVATYSGVSVYSGEKLVKEQSLDFTPGAIAASGSLVAIGADQNSVRIYTAGSGGALEPVKTLTNPTGTITALAFSKDGSHLAAGNSVGKIYVYNSDSWDLATDRWSAHTARVTSIAWDDTGAYAASGSLDTNIFVWCLEKRNQGKRIKAANAHKDGVNGVTWVEGGRVASAGGDANVKIWNVQNLP, from the exons ATGGCTTCTCCCTCAATCACCCTCGATCGCATCCTAGCTGCTGTTCCCGTCACCAACCGCGGCCAGCCAACTCAGCTCTCGACCGACTCCAAGGGTCAAAGGATAGCTTATCCC TGCGCCAAGTCCATCTTTGTCCGCTCCATCGACGACCCTTCAGACTGTCAAGAGTACACCGGCCACACCGCCCCGACCACCGTCGCTAGATTCTCTCCTAATGGCTTCAAGGTTGCCAGCGGTGATGCCACTGGCGTGCTCAAGGTGTGGGAGCCCGCGTCCATCGACAGCACAAGGGGAGAGTATGGTATCATCTCAGGTCGCCTAAATGACATTGCCTGGGACGGCGAGTCGCAGCGTGTCAttgctgttggtgatggtcgCGAGCAGTTTGGACGCTGCATCACCGCTGACAGTGGAAACTCTGTCGGCGAGATCATTGGTCACTCCAAGTCCGTCAATGCCGTTGCTATGAAGCCCCAGCGACCATTCCGTGCTGCCACCGTTGGCGACGATGGCAACATGGTCTTCTACCACGGAGCCCCATACAAGTTCAACAACAAGAGTGCTCAGCACACTGGCTTCGTTCTCGGCGCTGCCTACTCCCCCGACGGAACTACCCTGGTCACTGTTGGAGCCGACAAGCGGATACAGCTCTACGACGGCAAGACGGGTGAGCCTACCAAGGAGATTGGTCAGGGCGAGCACACAGGAAGCATCTTTTCTGTGTCATGGTCGCAGGACAGCAAGAAGTTCGTGACGGCCAGTGCCGACCAGACCGTCAAGCTGTGGGATGTTGAGGCGGGCAGCGTCATCCAGAGCTGGAAGTTTGGCGAGGACGCCAGTGTTGGTGATCAGCAAGTCGGTGTCGTCTTTGTCCACGGCCGGACTGATGGACTTATTATCAGCCTGAACCTTGAGGGTCACCTCACATATCTTGCCGAGGGCAAGTCGGAACCAATTCGGGTTGTCTATGGTCACAGCAAGAGCATTACTGCCCTGGCCACTGGGTCTAACGGCCAGGGCTCTGATATTTGGTCTGGCAGTGTCGATGGCCGGGTATACCATTGGGACGTCAAGTCAGGCATTGCGAGTGTGGTTGATGGCCAGACACATACAAACCAAGTCGCCCAGGTTGCGACCGTTGATGGCAAGGCTTTCAGTGCTGGTTGGGATGATACACTGCGAATCATTGACGAGTCAGCCAAGACGTTCCTGGGAACTTCGGTCAAGCTGCCGGCGCAGCCAAAGGGCGTGAGTGCGTCCAACGGTCTCGTTTACGTCGCAACCTACTCTGGTGTTTCTGTCTACTCTGGCGAGAAGCTGGTGAAGGAGCAGAGCTTGGACTTCACCCCGGGTGCCATCGCGGCATCTGGCTCCCTGGTTGCCATTGGAGCTGACCAAAACTCGGTGCGCATCTACACAGCTGGATCTGGTGGTGCGCTTGAGCCGGTCAAGACCCTGACCAACCCTACTGGAACCATCACAGCCCTGGCCTTCTCCAAGGACGGCTCTCATCTGGCTGCCGGAAACAGTGTTGGCAAGATTTATGTCTACAACAGTGATAGCTGGGACCTCGCGACGGACCGCTGGTCGGCCCACACTGCGAGAGTCACCTCGATCGCCTGGGACGACACAGGTGCCTATGCCGCGAGCGGCAGTCTCGACACCAACATCTTTGTTTGGTgcctggagaagaggaaccAGGGAAAGCGAATCAAGGCTGCCAATGCTCACAAGGATGGCGTCAACGGTGTTACCTGGGTCGAGGGCGGCAGGGTTGCCAGTGCAGGAGGAGATGCAAACGTGAAGATCTGGAACGTCCAGAATTTGCCTTGA
- a CDS encoding UDP-N-acetylglucosamine transferase subunit ALG13, with translation MTSDSNPTGRFCLVTVGATVGFKKLTEATLDPIFWKYLVSQGFTELHIQCGPDVAWASKELIARKGDAPRGLNIDIFDMRKNLMKEEMTLCKPLDGKRQLGLVISHAGTGTILDAWKLGLPIIVVPNTQLLNDHQTEMAKHLSKEGYAIMSTGSVDDLQEAMHKVELLWEDNKARWPPNKVPSAGNDRRRLWDLAPHEVAKEQNATMTHD, from the exons ATGACTTCAGACTCAAATCCCACTGGCCGGTTTTGCCTGGTCACGGTCGGCGCCACCGTCGGCTTCAAGAAACTCACCGAAGCCACCCTCGATCCCATCTTCTGGAAGTACCTGGTCTCACAGGGCTTCACCGAGCTGCACATACAGTGCGGACCAGATGTTGCTTGGGCAAGCAAAGAGTTGATTGCCCGCAAGGGCGATGCTCCCCGAGGCCTCAATATTGACATCTTTGACATGAGAAAAAATCTCATGAAAGAGGAGATGACACTGTGCAAGCCTCTGGACGGGAAGCGGCAGCTCGGTCTCGTCATCTCACATGCGG GAACTGGAACTATCCTCGACGCCTGGAAGCTGGGCCTTCCCATCATCGTGGTGCCCAATACGCAGCTCTTGAATGATCACCAGACCGAGATGGCGAAGCATCTCTCAAAGGAGGGGTATGCCATCATGAGCACTGGCAG TGTGGACGATCTACAGGAAGCAATGCATAAGGTGGAGCTCCTGTGGGAGGACAACAAGGCTCGCTGGCCCCCCAACAAGGTGCCGTCGGCGGGAAACGACAGACGGCGCCTCTGGGATCTTGCCCCTCATGAGGTCGCCAAGGAACAGAATGCAACCATGACCCACGACTAG
- a CDS encoding MRP-S28 domain-containing protein: protein MASASAAARLCVLACRRAPRLQQIPRSQQIIRQRSVPQRAFGTSTIRWAREREQQEQEGEEEEEDLGPIELKKLEAAIAEAATPEGMKQLDELAKENGYNTIDEYLETELERRPGWASEDRSLQDEIMKDDRGERPNRQSFWFDEEDPETNTEELEEFDEDDITSMAHGKLDQIREMRQYDRLAVWELPLLSKLAKPFVPPTDNQVLRWRYTSYMGEFHPAEKKVVVQFAPDDLKLTPVQTEKLKKLAGPRYNPEMEIIKMSCESFEHQAQNKRYLSNLVDDLIAAAKDPKETFEDIPLDTRHHEFKPKPRFPKEWRMSPERRKELDEYRQRAAIEDVQRAEGGLLVDGTQAIDDYLMKKTLEDQKKQKVAELVAAPVKSAGGSRARR, encoded by the exons ATGGCTTCAGCTTCGGCTGCCGCAAGGCTATGTGTTTTGGCGTGCCGCAGGGCGCCCCGGCTTCAACAGATCCCCCGCTCCCAGCAGATCATTCGGCAAAGATCCGTCCCCCAGCGGGCATTCGGCACCTCGACGATAAGATGGGCGCGTGAGCgggagcagcaggagcaggagggtgaggaggaagaggaggatctcGGGCCAAttgagctcaagaagctcgaggctgcGATTGCAGAGGCCGCCACCCCAGAGGGCATGAAGCAGTTGGATGAactggccaaggagaacgGCTACAACACGATCGACGAGTACCTGGAGACCGAGCTGGAGCGCAGGCCTGGTTGGGCCTCGGAAGACAGGTCCCTTCAGGATGAGATAATGAAGGATGACCGGGGAGAGAGGCCGAACAGGCAGTCATTCTGGTTCGACGAAGAGGATCCCGAGACCAACaccgaggagctggaggagttTGATGAGGACGACATTACTTCCATGGCGCACGGAAAGCTCGACCAGATCCGAGAGATGCGACAATATGACAGATTGGCCGTCTGGGAGTTGCCCCTCCTCTCAA AACTCGCCAAGCCATTCGTCCCTCCTACCGATAACCAGGTCCTCCGATGGAGGTACACATCCTACATGGGTGAATTCCACcccgccgagaagaaggtggtggtgcagtTCGCCCCCGACGATCTGAAGCTCACGCCCGTGCAAaccgagaagctcaagaagctggccggACCCCGGTACAACCCGGAGATggagatcatcaagatgaGCTGCGAGAGCTTCGAGCACCAGGCGCAGAACAAGCGTTACCTGTCGAACCTGGTGGACGACCTCATCGCCGCGgccaaggaccccaaggAGACGTTCGAGGACATCCCCCTCGACACCCGGCACCACGagttcaagcccaagccgCGCTTCCCTAAGGAGTGGCGCATGTCGCCCGAGCGCCGcaaggagctcgacgagTATCGCCAGCGTGcggccatcgaggatgtgCAGCGGGCCGAGGGCGGGCTGCTGGTGGACGGCACCCAGGCCATCGACGACTACCTGATGAAGAAGACCCTGGAGgaccagaagaagcaaaaggtTGCCGAGCTCGTCGCCGCGCCCGTGAAGAGCGCCGGCGGCAGCCGGGCGAGGAGGTAA
- a CDS encoding Aldehyde dehydrogenase translates to MADNTPTSVIPPLEHTALEDIPAKVDRLRKSFRAGRTKPLEFRLVQLRKLYWALVDNTTLMQDALLKDLRKCRFEATFSEIDWCKRECLDTIKNMQKWARDEPVVNVPLEFRAMKHRIRHEPLGIVLNIGSFNFPFQLNLPAVIGAIAAGNCVVLKASESSPNCAMVLKKIFDDSLDPECYTYVNGSLPETQRLLEEKFDKIAFTGGKTVGTIIAKKAAETLTPVLLELGGQNPAFVTKNANLKLAARRLLWQKVLCAGQVCMSHNYILVERSVLSSFLGELNGQLRTFFPKGVKNSPDYTRIVNIGHFNRLKKMLDSSKGKIVLGGSMDESELFMEPTAVLVDDIEDSMMVEESFGPIFSIMAFDSLDQAIQIANQVDPTPLSLNTFGSDAENNKVLENVTSGGATCNDSFFHSQIPQSPLGGVGQSGMGHYHGFYSFKTFSHQRVIAQVPYWADFLLRMRYMPYSWPHLNRLNAFAPKPDFDRNGNKTKGLKYILALTCGLGSSKTKGALLRWAILVALAAILEVKRGTVSQLLTRS, encoded by the exons ATGGCTGACAACACCCCGACCTCTGTGATTCCTCCGCTGGAGCACACGGCACTGGAGGATATCCCTGCCAAGGTCGATCGCCTCAGAAAGTCCTTCAGGGCCGGCCGCACCAAGCCCCTCGAGTTCCGCCTCGTCCAACTGCGCAAGCTCTACTGGGCCCTGGTCGACAACACCACTCTCATGCAGGATGCCCTCCTCAAGGATCTCCGCAAGTGCAGGTTCGAGGCAACCTTCTCCGAGATTGACTGGTGCAAGCGGGAGTGcctcgacaccatcaagaacaTGCAGAAATGGGCCCGCGACGAGCCCGTCGTCAACGTTCCCCTCGAGTTCCGCGCCATGAAGCATCGCATCCGCCATGAGCCCCTGGGAATCGTCCTCAACATTGGCTCCTTCAACTTCCCCTTCCAGCTCAACCTCCCCGCTGTCATTGGCGCCATCGCCGCTGGAAACTGTGTTGTCCTCAAGGCTTCAGAGTCTTCCCCCAACTGCGCCATggtcctcaagaagatctTTGACGATTCACTGGATCCAGAGTGCTATACCTATGTCAACGGTTCCCTCCCTGAGACTCAGCGTCTCCTCGAGGAAAAGTTTGACAAGATCGCCTTCACTGGCGGCAAGACAGTCGGCACGAtcatcgccaagaaggccgcaGAGACCTTGACTCCggtcctcctcgagcttggcggcCAGAACCCGGCTTTTGTCACCAAGAacgccaacctcaagctTGCTGCTAGACGATTGCTCTGGCAAAAGGTTCTATGTGCTGGCCAGGTCTGCATGTCTCACAACTACATCCTTGTCGAGAGGAGCGTTCTGTCATCGTTCCTCGGTGAGCTCAATGGCCAGCTGCGCACCTTCTTCCCCAAGGGCGTCAAGAACAGCCCAGACTACACCCGTATCGTCAACATCGGCCACTTCAACcgcctcaagaagatgcTTGACTCGTCAAAGGGCAAGATCGTCCTGGGCGGTTCTATGGATGAGTCTGAGCTCTTCATGGAGCCGACAGCTGTCCTGGTCGATGATATCGAGGATAGCATGATGGTGGAGGAGTCTTTTGGCCCCATCTTCTCTATCATGGCATTCGACTCTCTCGACCAGGCTATCCAGATCGCTAACCAGGTCGACCCGACACCCCTTTCTCTCAACACCTTTGGGTCTGATGCCGAGAACAACAAGG TCCTGGAAAACGTTACCTCGGGAGGTGCCACCTGTAACGattccttcttccacagCCAGATCCCCCAGTCCCCCCTGGGCGGTGTTGGCCAGTCCGGAATGGGTCACTACCACGGCTTCTACTCGTTCAAGACCTTCAGCCACCAGCGCGTCATCGCCCAGGTGCCATATTGGGCCGACTTCCTTCTCCGTATGCGCTATATGCCCTACTCGTGGCCACACCTGAATCGACTCAACGCTTTCGCCCCGAAGCCCGACTTTGACCGCAACggcaacaagaccaagggtCTCAAGTATATCCTCGCCCTGACCTGCGGCCTTGGATCGAGCAAGACAAAGGGCGCTCTGTTAAGGTGGGCTATCCTCGTAGCATTGGCTGCGATCCTGGAAGTTAAGAGAGGCACTGTGAGCCAGTTGCTCACACGATCGTAA
- a CDS encoding ECR1-N domain-containing protein — protein sequence MPITILKPQPPAPRRPQAAANSDSDSDSEGGADVGGDGILTPGSVITSNPQWMRGHGTYIPSGSSSITSSLAGTLTKTNKLLSVRPLRARYTPEIGDLVVGRIVEVQAKRWRVDVAASQLAILQISAINLPGGILRKRTETDELQIRSFFAEGDLVVAEVQQLHQDGAASLHTRSLKYGKLRNGVFVSVTGTGGGGGVVRAKRQVWTMDVANAGGKVDVLLGVNGYIWISKHIESDVAAEAAGINRMEESVSSKVYSSQNDPMEVSTMREIARIRSVILALVENGLKVDEDMVTRGYSEAVDLARESTDDDLYLGGDKGRRLAATLTGH from the exons ATGCCCATCACAATCCTCAAGCCTCAGCCTCCCGCGCCTCGAAGGCCACAGGCAGCGGCCAATTCAGACTCTGACTCTGATTCTGAGGGCGGCGCGGACgttggcggcgatggcatcctcACACCAGGCAGCGTGATAACGTCGAATCCCCAGTGGATGCG CGGACACGGCACCTACATCCCTTCTggctcatcatcaatcacaTCCTCCCTCGCTGGAACCCTCACAAAGACAAACAAGCTCCTATCGGTGCGTCCTCTGCGCGCCCGCTACACCCCCGAGATTGGagaccttgtcgtcggccgCATCGTCGAGGTCCAGGCCAAGCGCTGGCGCGTCGACGTGGCCGCCTCACAGCTCGCCATCCTCCAGATCTCGGCCATCAACCTCCCTGGCGGTATCCTCCGCAAGCGCACCGAGACGGACGAGCTGCAGATTCGCAGCTTTTTCGCCGAGGgtgacctcgtcgtcgcggAGGTCCAGCAGCTGCACCAGGACGGCGCTGCTAGTCTGCACACCCGCAGTCTCAAGTACGGCAAGCTCCGCAACGGTGTCTTTGTCTCCGTCACGGGCActggcggaggcggcggtgTCGTCCGCGCCAAGAGGCAGGTCTGGACCATGGACGTGGCCAACGCTGGCGGCAAGGTCGACGTGCTGCTCGGTGTCAACGGGTACATCTGGATCAGCAAGCACATTGAGAGCGACgttgctgctgaggctgccgGCATCAACCGCATGGAGGAGAGCGTCAGCAGCAAGGTCTACTCGAGCCAGAACGACCCCATGGAGGTGTCGACCATGCGTGAGATTGCGAGGATCCGCAGTGTCATCCTCGCTCTTGTCGAGAACGGGCTCAAGGTCGATGAAGATATGGTTACAAGGGGCTACAGCGAAGCCGTGGATCTGGCAAGGGAATCTACAGACGACGACCTGTATCTGGGTGGCGACAAGGGACGCCGTCTGGCAGCAACTTTGACTGGTCACTAA
- a CDS encoding MHD domain-containing protein: MNGVIEALHICDDNRNPILSHTYAGRPLSATHLLPLYLEHPSPRPNLIYLANTSPPTLVFSLTHANLLFLVTSSTEIEPLLVFEFLHRVIDAFEDFLGAPLLAVKIENNYDIVAQILTEMCDSGTISTTEPNALREVVEQEGWVGKLLGSINLPGKAPLSANFSNSSSPSVIPSNTPALPWRRANVRHTSNEMYADVVETLSVTLAPSGRPLAAFANGTIAFTSKVSGVPDITLTLTSPSGKHNLGGIMELPVFHPCVRLNRWKERPGELSFIPPDGRFILAGYEVDLLPFTSGKSGSLSSNNLKLPVNMEVKTGLGATGSDFEVRLQVNKILGAPSPSSSGQFGRGGSGGRLGGPHPGSPGAPLIDDLTVTIPLPTDVRNLSEIRPSKGDASFNPGEKFLEWHIPAKELSGGTCYFGLRCTVVGPITGEDEDGFDPNGFGFGTDYTFDGPYQSVPVAKTAKDKEGASDDRDVKKIAQNKILMPTSASVSFSVKGWLASGLKVESILLDTRKSRGLGESVKPYKGVKYLTVSKGGVEIRC, translated from the exons ATGAACGGCGTTATTGAGGCGCTGCACATTTGCGATGACAACCG TAATCCTATCCTATCTCATACCTACGCAGGGAGGCCGCTCTCGGCAACCCATCTTCTACCCCTCTACCTAGAACATCCCTCACCGCGGCCGAATCTCATCTACCTCGCCAACACAAGTCCTCCGACCCTCGTATTTAGTCTGACCCATGCGAACCTCTTGTTCCTCGTCACTTCATCGACCGAGATCGAGCcgctcctcgtcttcgagTTCCTACACCGCGTAATCGATGCCTTCGAGGACTTCCTTGGCGCGCCGCTCCTGGCCGTCAAGATCGAGAATAACTATGACATAGTCGCTCAGATATTAACTGAGATGTGCGACTCTGGCACTATTAGCACGACAGAGCCCAATGCCCTGCGAGAAGTTGTGGAACAGGAGGGATGGGTTGGTAAACTACTAGGAAGCATCAACCTCCCTGG GAAAGCGCCTCTGAGCGCCAacttctcaaactcgagctCGCCATCTGTGATCCCTTCGAATACACCCGCCTTGCCATGGAGACGAGCGAACGTGCGACACACGTCCAACGAGATGTATGCCGATGTCGTTGAGACTCTGTCGGTTACGCTCGCGCCCTCAGGAAGGCCACTTGCCGCCTTTGCCAACGGTACCATTGCCTTTACATCAAAGGTGTCAGGTGTACCGGATATCACCCTGACTCTGACGAGCCCGTCTGGAAAGCACAATCTCGGAGGCATCATGGAGTTACCAGTCTTTCACCCTTGCGTACGGCTAAACCGATGGAAGGAAAGGCCAGGAGAGCTGAGCTTTATCCCACCTGACGGAAGATTTATCCTGGCGGGCTACGAGGTGGACTTGCTACCCTTTACTAGCGGGAAGAGCGGAAGCCTAAGCTCTAATAACCTCAAACTGCCAGTCAATATGGAGGTAAAGACTGGGCTCGGGGCTACAGGATCCGATTTCGAGGTTCGGTTACAAGTCAACAAGATTCTAGGCGCACCTTCTCCGTCCTCATCAGGTCAATTTGGAAGAGGCGGAAGTGGTGGCCGACTGGGAGGACCACATCCAGGATCACCAGGAGCGCCGCTGATTGACGATCTCACCGTCACGATCCCACTACCGACAGACGTTAGGAACTTGTCGGAAATTCGACCTAGCAAGGGCGACGCTAGCTTCAACCCGGGGGAGAAGTTCCTGGAGTGGCACATTCCGGCAAAGGAGCTCTCGGGAGGGACGTGCTACTTCGGGCTCCGGTGTACCGTCGTGGGGCCGATCAcaggcgaggatgaggacggATTCGACCCCAACGGTTTTGGCTTTGGGACCGACTACACGTTCGACGGACCTTACCAGAGCGTGCCGGTGGCCAAGACGGCGAAGGACAAAGAGGGCGCCAGTGATGATAGGGACGTCAAGAAGATTGCGCAGAACAAGATCCTGATGCCGACGTCGGCATCAGTGAGCTTTTCCGTCAAGGGATGGTTGGCGAGCGGGTTGAAGGTAGAGAGTATCCTTCTCGACACGCGCAAGAGTAGGGGACTGGGAGAGAGCGTCAAACCGTACAAGGGGGTCAAGTACTTGACAGTGAGCAAGGGAGGAGTGGAGATTCGGTGCTAG
- a CDS encoding PKS-AT domain-containing protein has protein sequence MERLATTSMRCRRPLTGTRPSLLSQPLLRQPQPRRWRSTHRGGTRTALFFPGQGVQRVGMLTPWLEAFPSTASQLRDEIDEYMGYKLSDIIQYGPSKLLTETPNAQPAIMATSIFILRILEREFGFKVTDHFDVTLGHSLGEFAAVVAGGYISFQDSLHLVRKRAEAMSEATRQAIEQYGGEYGMVAVISHPEHMENLIKAIRQFVGVSAEDMDDVPPIEQVLIANINSKNQIVLSGNIERIKTLIAHLRQFLGYDPRAVRLKADSPFHSPIMKPAVTVMRNLLNEGSRVKGRENEDMVTFPGQLPIVSNVSARPVCCKADFKDLLARGCLDTVRWWESIRYLDQEGRIRRWVGVGPGKVGRNLVGKEVGMRGKDLVKGGGVWAITDPSEVEEVLKGLEDTAGIMEDDEYSE, from the coding sequence ATGGAACGGCTCGCGACGACTTCGATGCGGTGCCGTCGCCCTCTCACAGGCACGAGACCGTCGCTACTATCACAGCCGCTCCTGCGACAGCCGCAACCACGGAGATGGAGGTCTACACATCGAGGCGGCACCAGGACcgctctcttcttcccaggCCAGGGCGTCCAACGGGTGGGCATGCTAACGCCATGGCTCGAGGCGTTCccctcgacggcctcgcAGCTCCGCGATGAGATCGACGAGTATATGGGCTACAAGCTCTCCGACATCATCCAGTATGGGCCCTCCAAGCTCCTAACCGAAACCCCCAACGCCCAgcccgccatcatggccacctccatcttcatcctccgCATCCTCGAGCGCGAGTTCGGCTTCAAGGTCACGGACCACTTCGACGTCACACTGGGCCACTCCCTCGGTGAATTCGCCGCTGTCGTTGCCGGCGGGTACATTTCCTTCCAGGACAGCCTGCACCTGGTGCGCAAGCGGGCCGAGGCTATGTCGGAGGCGACGCGTCAGGCCATCGAGCAGTACGGCGGCGAGTACGGCATGGTGGCCGTTATTTCGCACCCAGAGCACATGGAAAACCTTATCAAGGCTATTCGCCAGTTTGTCGGCGTCTCAGCCGAGGACATGGACGATGTGCCGCCCATCGAGCAGGTGCTGATTGcaaacatcaacagcaagaACCAAATTGTCTTGAGCGGCAACATCGAGCGCATCAAGACCCTCATCGCCCACCTCCGCCAGTTCTTGGGCTACGATCCCCGCGCCGTCCGCCTCAAGGCCGACAGCCCCTTCCACAGCCCGATTATGAAGCCGGCCGTAACCGTGATGCGAAACCTGCTCAACGAGGGTAGCCGGGTCAAGGGTCGTGAAAACGAGGACATGGTGACATTCCCTGGCCAGCTGCCGATCGTGAGCAATGTGTCTGCGCGGCCCGTATGCTGCAAGGCCGACTTCAAGGATCTGCTAGCTCGAGGCTGCCTCGACACGGTTCGTTGGTGGGAGAGCATCAGGTACCTCGATCAAGAGGGACGGATTCGACGCTGGGTAGGCGTGGGGCCTGGCAAGGTCGGGCGCAACCTCGTCGGAAAGGAGGTGGGTATGCGCGGTAAAGATCTAGTAAAGGGAGGAGGCGTATGGGCGATTACAGACCCTTCAGAAGTAGAAGAGGTTCTAAAGGGATTAGAAGACACTGCTGGCATCATGGAAGATGACGAATATTCAGAGTAA